The DNA window CacatttccagctcttcccagagcaCTGTCAGAAATGTCTCTCCTCCAACCATCCCGGTCCCCCTGCACCCACATCAGACAGTGATCCCGCACACCCTCACCCTCGGCCCTTCCTCCCAAGTGGTGGTGCAGTACACAGACTCGGGGGGCCACTTCGTCACCAGGGATACCCCCAAGAAACCCGAGAGCAGCCGGCTGCAGGCGATGCAGGCCAAGGAGGTACTGAATGGTGAGATAGAGAAGAGCCGGAGGTATGGCATTTCGCCTTCTGCCGACCTGGGTCTAGTCAAAGCAGGCAATAAACCAGCTCCCCATCATTACGAGACCAGGCACGTGGTGGTCCACTCGAGCCCCGCTGAGTACGGTGCGCGGGATTCCTCAGGTGTCCGAGCCTCTGTCATGGTGGTCCCCAACAGCAGCACGCCCACGGCAGACATGGAGGTGCAGCAGACCACCAACCGTGAGACCTCTCCTTCAACCCTCAATGACAAGGGAAGCTTGCACTTAGGAAAGCCAACCCATCGGTCCTATGCCTTGTCTCCGCAGCAGGCTCTGGGCCACGAGGGGGTGAAGGCAGTGGCCACACTGTCCCCTCACACCGTCATTCAGACCACCCACAGCGCCTCTGAGCAACTCCCTGTTGGGCTGCCAGCGACAGCTTTCTACGCCGGGACCCAGCCGCCGGTGATTGGCTACCTGAGCGGTCAGCAGCAAGCCATTGGGTACCCCAGCAGCCTGCCGCAGCACCTGGTGATCCCTGGCACCCAGTCCCTGCTGATACCGGTTGGTAGTGCGGACGTCGAGCCGTCAGGAGTCACGCCCGCGATTGTCACGTCGTCTCCTCAGTTTGCAGCAGTGCCTCACACGTTCGTCACCACCGCCGTCCCCAAGAGCGAAAACTTCAGCGCAGAGCCCCTCACCACCCAGCCTGCCTACCAGGCCACCATGGTGCAGGCGCAGATCCACCTGCCTGTGGTGCAGTCCATCGCCTCCCCTGCTGCCGCACCTCCCACGCTGCCCCCTTACTTCATGAAGGGGTCGATCATTCAGCTGGCCAACGGGGAGCTGAAGAAAGTAGAGGACTTGAAAACAGAAGACTTCATACAGAGCGCGGAAATTAGCAACGACCTGAAAATAGACTCCAGCACTGTGGAGAGGATTGACGAGAGCCATAACCCAGGCATTGCCGTGATACAGTTTGCAGTTGGGGAGCATCGAGCACAGGTAATGGCAGCACATGGTGGGGTGGGGGCATTGGACTGGGGTGCATGCTGTGGCCTCCTGGGCAACACCACATCTCATTTGCTTTGGATCCACTCAGGGTTGGTTCTTCATCCATCCCTGAGACAAACTGTGAACCAAAAATCATCCCACTCACCGTGCTGGGAGAGCCATCGGAGTCACACTGATGATAAATGTAGTCTTTTGGATATAAAATAGatcttttttttataactgGAGAACTCACAGGAAGACTTACATGATTATCATGGGTTTTGATTAAATACAAAATGGTATAAGCAGTATGAGAggttacatttttcattttggtagGTGATTTTTACTGTTCAGGTTAGATTCACCTCAGTGATAGGTAGGGCACAAGGCAGTGAATTTCCATGGCTTGAAAACTTGGAGATGCCTGGGAATGGCTCTCATACATAAGTTACTGAAATGCACTACAGAGCATTACTGAGGCTTTGGTTGCAGGTGGTTTTAACACTGCGTGGCTCACATAAGTTCTGTGATCAAGggaaatttggaaagaaaaaccaTCTATGTGTCTGGGTACGCTGTGCTTCTGACCTTTATATCTCGGTTTGcaatgcaggaagaaaacttGTAACTTTCCAGAGGTTAAGAATGAGTACATATTGATCTTAAGGCATTATCCCAATGCTGTCTTTTTTCTAAGCAATTTAGACACTGGAAAGTTCAGATACACTGTGTGTAGCATTTTGCTTCCTAGAGGTACTCTGTTCAAATAATACTGTTGCAAGTCTTTTTGGTTGGTCGGAGTGCTGGGAACTGCAGCATCTGCACCACTGATGCTGCACCCTCAGCACAGGAGAACCAGAACAAGAGATGGGGAGAGAGGAACTGGACACGAACATGTAGTAACACACATCAGGCTGAcaatttggagaagaaaaacaaacagcagtggTACCACAGAACAGATCACACAGAAGATTTCTTACAGTCGCAGCAGtctccagcctgtccttccCCAGTTTCATAGACATGGTAAATTACTACATATGGCAGGTCCTCTTTCTTATGTCAAACATACAGATTCCCTACGTGAGTTTGTTCATGTACGTGCTTGCATCTGCACAGCTGATAGAAGTTGGGCCTCTGGTGCTTCAGTATAAagacatttgattttttttccgCACTGCTTGACTGTATTTTGGCTCTTCTCAGGCTTTAGGATTTGAGGAACTGTCCTTGGATCAGGACCAGTTACTATAATTTGCCCGGTGCCTTGAATAATGAGATTTCAAAAGCAGCAATCCCTATTCTACAATTTTCATCTTGCTAAcatttctctccctgcagccaggccaTGGGTCTCTGCACCAGCAGAAGAGGTACAAATTAGCAGGTAGCATTTATGTCATGTGTCATTCACAGATCTGTCAATGCAGGCAATGTGCTGTAGTCCTGGGCAccaggaagagctgtgtctTTGCAGGGGGTGGAGTGCCATCCTCTGGCAGAAAGCAAGCGAGTCTGAGGCTGTACAAATGCAGGGCCTGGCACACAGGTCTCACCCAGCAAAGTGTCACCTTACAAAGAAGCCTATCAGGAGCAGGTTGACATCAATGCAGCCAAAATACTCCCCAGCTGTATTTCCCACTGGGGATGCTTCCAGAATGGAGGGCGAGTCACGTAGAGATATGATTAGAAATGGGGGTTTAATTTAGGTTTCCTGCTGATTCCAGGACTTGGGTCTCTTCCCAGa is part of the Chiroxiphia lanceolata isolate bChiLan1 chromosome 1, bChiLan1.pri, whole genome shotgun sequence genome and encodes:
- the ATXN1 gene encoding ataxin-1; its protein translation is MKSNQERSNECLPPKKREIPATSLPSEVKPVLPNENHRADNLAWLPTTPSGQGSLGSRHRPGGTSSVEAGLPQGLHKSLSAGLDYSPPSAPRSVPVSTTLPTVYSPALSQSGTPVSPVQYTHLQHTFQFVGPQYSGSYTGFIPSQLISPTANSATGAVAAATAVATTPSQRSQLEAYSTLLASMSGLSQQGHKVEPHLVRTPGLIAAGSPPPTQQNQYVHISSSSQSTVRNVSPPTIPVPLHPHQTVIPHTLTLGPSSQVVVQYTDSGGHFVTRDTPKKPESSRLQAMQAKEVLNGEIEKSRRYGISPSADLGLVKAGNKPAPHHYETRHVVVHSSPAEYGARDSSGVRASVMVVPNSSTPTADMEVQQTTNRETSPSTLNDKGSLHLGKPTHRSYALSPQQALGHEGVKAVATLSPHTVIQTTHSASEQLPVGLPATAFYAGTQPPVIGYLSGQQQAIGYPSSLPQHLVIPGTQSLLIPVGSADVEPSGVTPAIVTSSPQFAAVPHTFVTTAVPKSENFSAEPLTTQPAYQATMVQAQIHLPVVQSIASPAAAPPTLPPYFMKGSIIQLANGELKKVEDLKTEDFIQSAEISNDLKIDSSTVERIDESHNPGIAVIQFAVGEHRAQVSVEVLVEYPFFVFGQGWSSCCPERTSQLFDLPCSKLSVGDVCISLTLKNLKNGSIKKGQPMDSASILLKHSKNDSLAGSRHRYAEQENGINQGSAQMLAENGELKFPDKIGLPAAPLLTKTEPSKPPATRKRRWSAPETRKLEKSEEEPPLTLPKPSFIPQEVKICIEGRSNVGK